One Pasteurella dagmatis DNA segment encodes these proteins:
- the dnaN gene encoding DNA polymerase III subunit beta, producing the protein MQFIVSRENLLKPLQQVCGVLSSRPNIPVLNNVLLQINGDCLVITGTDLEVELSTQSALLSTDVKGNFTIPAKKFLDICRSLPENAEISVSFEEDRAIVKSGRSKFNLSTLPAEEYPNLTDWQSEVDFTIEQSTLRRLIEATQFSMANQDARYFLNGMKFETEGNLLRTVATDGHRLAVCTIALEQDLQTHSVILPRKGVLELVRLLENTDLPARLQIGTNNLRIELGNIIFTSKLIDGRFPDYRRVLPRNATRILEADWDVLKQAFVRAAILSNERFRSVRLQLSENQLKITATNPEQEVAEEIIDVSYIGEEMEVGFNVSYILDVLNALKCQRVRMRLTDASSSCLIEDCEDASAEYVIMPMRL; encoded by the coding sequence ATGCAGTTTATTGTTTCAAGAGAAAATTTATTAAAGCCATTGCAACAAGTGTGCGGTGTGTTAAGTAGCCGTCCAAATATACCAGTGCTTAATAATGTGCTATTACAAATTAATGGCGATTGTTTAGTCATTACTGGTACAGATTTAGAAGTTGAGCTTTCAACTCAAAGTGCTTTATTAAGTACTGACGTAAAAGGTAATTTCACTATTCCTGCGAAGAAGTTTTTAGATATTTGCCGCAGTTTGCCTGAAAATGCTGAGATCTCTGTGAGTTTTGAAGAAGATCGTGCGATTGTGAAATCGGGACGTAGTAAATTTAATTTATCCACATTGCCTGCGGAAGAGTATCCAAACTTAACTGATTGGCAGTCAGAAGTGGATTTTACGATTGAGCAAAGCACGTTGCGTCGCTTGATTGAAGCGACTCAGTTTTCAATGGCAAACCAAGATGCTCGTTATTTCTTAAATGGAATGAAGTTTGAAACGGAAGGCAATTTATTGCGTACCGTAGCGACTGACGGCCACCGTTTAGCAGTTTGCACCATCGCATTAGAGCAAGATTTACAGACCCATTCTGTAATTTTACCTCGTAAAGGTGTATTGGAATTAGTGCGTTTGTTAGAAAATACAGATTTACCGGCGCGTTTACAAATTGGTACGAATAATTTGCGTATCGAATTGGGTAATATTATTTTCACTTCAAAATTGATCGATGGTCGTTTTCCTGATTATCGTCGTGTGTTGCCACGTAATGCAACACGTATTTTAGAAGCGGATTGGGACGTGTTAAAACAAGCGTTTGTGCGTGCAGCGATTTTATCGAATGAACGTTTCCGTAGTGTTCGTTTACAATTAAGTGAAAATCAGTTAAAAATCACGGCAACCAACCCTGAGCAAGAGGTTGCAGAAGAAATTATTGATGTGTCTTACATTGGAGAAGAAATGGAAGTAGGTTTTAACGTGAGTTACATTTTAGATGTGTTGAATGCGTTAAAATGCCAACGTGTGCGTATGCGCTTGACTGATGCATCTTCAAGT